A portion of the Corynebacterium heidelbergense genome contains these proteins:
- a CDS encoding SdpI family protein, which translates to MTVLPAAFGWILASVAFLVGAALLVMGLLGATGRLPGNSVFGLRIPEVRKSKENWQLAHKIAAPSWIGAGCAWVAAGALVLRGGGWLLLLAAALALVGLFLMGMGAGLAASTMARREQVAAEQAGDGCGGAGGGCCSTPPAPSPAACASGEACGSCGLNGACESAGHGGVPAPDVDLSAARRAAAEQDQQRA; encoded by the coding sequence ATGACTGTGCTGCCCGCTGCCTTCGGCTGGATCCTCGCTAGTGTCGCCTTCCTGGTGGGTGCTGCGCTGCTGGTGATGGGGCTGTTGGGGGCGACGGGTCGGCTGCCGGGTAACTCCGTGTTCGGGCTGCGGATCCCGGAGGTGCGCAAGTCCAAGGAGAATTGGCAGCTTGCCCATAAGATCGCGGCGCCCTCCTGGATCGGGGCGGGATGCGCTTGGGTGGCGGCCGGGGCCCTGGTGCTGCGCGGCGGGGGATGGTTGCTGCTGCTCGCCGCGGCGCTGGCGCTGGTGGGGTTGTTCCTCATGGGCATGGGTGCAGGCTTGGCCGCGAGCACCATGGCCCGGCGCGAGCAGGTGGCCGCCGAGCAGGCCGGGGACGGTTGCGGCGGGGCCGGGGGAGGTTGTTGTTCGACGCCACCAGCCCCCTCGCCGGCCGCGTGCGCCAGCGGGGAGGCCTGCGGGTCCTGCGGGTTGAACGGGGCCTGCGAAAGCGCGGGCCACGGTGGTGTCCCGGCGCCGGACGTGGACCTCTCCGCCGCGCGCCGGGCTGCCGCCGAGCAGGACCAGCAGCGGGCCTAG
- a CDS encoding alpha/beta fold hydrolase, with protein MRTRTSPKRKGIMRPTADGSEFRLAYARTGPVLLEDQRTQGTPMVVIPGGPGVGSLVPYASLMSWAERSNIDLIMVEHRGVGFSRKAAHGKALTQEDMWLRLVVEDIEQVLNAEGIRQAVIYGASYGSYVAQLFAVTHPERVSGLVLDSPVMGAGDYADIRAHARDLFWDGTHEPTSKIAEKLRCAVEAGCVDQVALGLAVRMVFNVMGEQGVAQLALLACRRSGARLINALPRAHRLISNIHGPFVVESTPVGTIAYRELNYAPAPDGLPFDPGTEQAEDAESFPSFQGESADLWSQVPELHVPIAILSGAWDLVAPPPNARKLAERCPQAQLIEVPGAGHSFVDARSEMVRELLQVVGERGVEGLREHHDRLEDLGAKVPPFSMPRAVRLLLGSVRIMDAMSRASHGWRQRMG; from the coding sequence ATGCGCACCCGCACCTCCCCAAAGCGTAAAGGCATCATGCGTCCCACCGCGGACGGCAGCGAATTCCGCCTCGCCTACGCGCGCACCGGCCCGGTTCTGCTCGAGGATCAGCGCACCCAGGGTACCCCGATGGTCGTCATCCCCGGCGGCCCCGGCGTAGGTTCCCTGGTGCCCTACGCCAGCCTCATGAGCTGGGCAGAACGCTCCAACATCGATCTCATCATGGTGGAGCACCGCGGCGTGGGCTTCTCCCGCAAGGCCGCCCACGGCAAGGCCCTCACCCAAGAGGACATGTGGCTGCGCCTCGTGGTTGAAGACATCGAACAGGTGCTCAACGCCGAGGGCATTCGCCAGGCCGTAATTTACGGCGCCTCTTACGGCAGTTATGTCGCGCAGCTCTTCGCCGTCACGCACCCGGAGCGGGTTTCCGGGCTGGTGCTGGATTCCCCGGTCATGGGGGCCGGGGACTACGCGGACATCCGCGCCCACGCCCGGGACCTGTTCTGGGACGGCACCCACGAGCCCACCAGCAAAATCGCCGAGAAGCTGCGCTGTGCGGTTGAGGCCGGGTGCGTAGATCAGGTGGCCCTGGGGTTGGCGGTACGGATGGTGTTCAACGTGATGGGGGAGCAGGGCGTGGCCCAGCTGGCGCTGCTGGCCTGTCGGCGCAGCGGGGCCCGGCTGATCAACGCGCTGCCCCGCGCGCACCGGCTCATCAGCAATATCCACGGCCCCTTCGTCGTGGAGTCCACCCCCGTGGGCACGATCGCCTACCGCGAACTCAACTACGCCCCCGCCCCCGATGGCCTGCCCTTCGACCCCGGGACGGAACAAGCGGAGGATGCGGAGAGCTTCCCGAGCTTCCAAGGGGAGTCGGCCGATTTGTGGTCCCAGGTCCCCGAGCTGCACGTTCCTATCGCGATCCTGTCCGGCGCATGGGATCTGGTGGCACCCCCGCCGAACGCCCGCAAGCTGGCCGAGCGATGCCCGCAGGCCCAGCTCATCGAGGTTCCCGGGGCGGGGCACAGTTTCGTCGACGCCCGCTCGGAAATGGTCCGGGAACTGCTGCAGGTGGTCGGGGAGCGCGGCGTGGAGGGGCTGCGGGAGCATCACGACCGGCTGGAGGATTTGGGCGCTAAGGTGCCGCCGTTTTCCATGCCGCGCGCGGTGCGACTGTTGCTGGGCTCCGTTCGAATTATGGACGCCATGTCCCGCGCGTCACATGGCTGGCGCCAACGGATGGGGTAG
- a CDS encoding bile acid:sodium symporter family protein, which translates to MTTALRSAYHRILNYRPDLLIMLIAAGVVLALLFPVSGHAAQFAGWVTKAAVALLFFLYGARLSPREALQGLAHWRLHLLIFAFTFLVFPLLGLALMPLKAITGEGLYLGILFTTLVPSTVQSSVAFTSIARGNVAASIVAASASSLLGVVLTPLLVLALMSTGEGLHIDGHTFIDIGLQLLLPFALGQVARAVPGVVAFASSPVTKNVDKISIGLVVYVSFSEGVVEGVWHQVSWVMLFALILGSIAVVYAMLWLTSFTATKLGFGYRDQVAIQFAGTKKSLAAGLPMAAVMFGGGNLGLLILPLMIFHQVQLVICSMRASKYARDLDENKNHAE; encoded by the coding sequence ATGACCACCGCACTCCGCTCCGCCTATCACCGCATCCTCAACTACCGCCCGGACCTGCTGATCATGCTCATCGCAGCCGGTGTGGTGCTCGCGCTGCTCTTCCCCGTCAGCGGGCACGCAGCTCAGTTCGCCGGATGGGTCACGAAGGCGGCCGTGGCCCTATTGTTCTTCCTCTACGGGGCCCGGCTGAGCCCGCGCGAGGCCCTGCAGGGCCTCGCGCATTGGCGGTTACATCTGCTGATCTTCGCCTTCACCTTCCTCGTCTTCCCTCTGCTGGGCCTCGCGCTCATGCCCCTCAAGGCAATTACGGGGGAGGGCCTCTACCTGGGGATCCTGTTCACCACTTTGGTGCCGAGCACCGTGCAGTCCTCCGTGGCCTTCACCTCCATTGCCCGCGGGAACGTGGCGGCCTCCATCGTGGCCGCCAGCGCCTCCAGCCTGCTCGGGGTGGTCCTCACGCCGCTGCTCGTCCTGGCGCTGATGTCCACCGGGGAGGGGTTGCATATCGATGGGCACACCTTTATCGACATTGGCCTGCAATTACTGCTGCCCTTTGCGCTGGGTCAGGTGGCGCGCGCGGTGCCTGGCGTCGTCGCCTTCGCATCCTCCCCCGTGACCAAAAACGTGGACAAGATCTCCATCGGCCTCGTGGTGTACGTCTCCTTTTCCGAAGGGGTTGTGGAGGGGGTATGGCACCAGGTGAGCTGGGTCATGCTTTTCGCCCTCATTCTCGGATCCATCGCGGTGGTATATGCAATGTTGTGGCTCACTTCATTCACCGCCACAAAGCTGGGCTTCGGCTACCGAGACCAGGTCGCAATCCAATTCGCCGGCACCAAGAAATCCCTGGCCGCGGGCCTGCCCATGGCAGCAGTGATGTTCGGTGGGGGCAACCTCGGCCTGCTCATCCTCCCCCTTATGATTTTCCACCAGGTACAGCTAGTCATCTGTTCCATGCGGGCCAGCAAATACGCCCGCGATCTAGACGAGAACAAAAACCACGCCGAATAA
- a CDS encoding ribokinase yields MRDYVPGGLPQTGVIICGSTNVDTFVHVADFPRPGETVLATPGVQGLGGKGANQAVACAQFGVPAVFISAVGRDALGTLALDELSRRGVDTSLVRRDPQAPTGQAFIMTDPGGENIIVVTSGANFGVSPARMAAELARQGNSETALDSVEDGGRGGGGEGGELILLAQGELRPEHTEELPLLARCLGARLVLNLAPVSTRSPELLAAADLLILNEVEAADLLGMQPPAAEDLEPLLLALRERRWRAVVTLGARGAAIVDGEHITHVPAVKVPTVVDTTGAGDAFAGTLAAALAEGSDLQTASRFAVAAGSLATQRPGAASSYASGAVVRSTAHSSGSVERRR; encoded by the coding sequence ATGAGGGACTACGTGCCAGGCGGCCTACCGCAAACCGGGGTGATTATTTGCGGAAGCACCAACGTGGATACGTTCGTGCACGTCGCCGATTTTCCTAGGCCGGGGGAGACCGTACTGGCCACGCCGGGGGTTCAGGGTCTGGGCGGGAAGGGGGCGAATCAGGCGGTTGCCTGTGCCCAGTTCGGCGTTCCCGCCGTGTTCATCTCTGCGGTGGGTCGGGACGCCCTGGGCACCCTTGCGCTGGACGAACTGTCCCGGCGGGGCGTGGACACTTCTCTGGTGCGGCGCGACCCGCAGGCTCCGACGGGGCAGGCGTTCATCATGACGGACCCGGGCGGGGAGAACATCATTGTGGTGACCTCCGGGGCGAATTTCGGCGTGAGCCCGGCGCGGATGGCGGCCGAACTTGCTCGGCAGGGGAATTCCGAAACCGCGCTGGATTCGGTCGAAGACGGTGGAAGAGGCGGTGGGGGAGAGGGCGGGGAGCTGATTCTCCTGGCCCAGGGGGAGCTGAGACCCGAGCACACCGAGGAGTTGCCGCTCCTAGCCCGGTGCCTGGGTGCGCGCCTTGTGCTCAACCTGGCTCCCGTGAGCACGCGAAGCCCGGAATTGCTTGCAGCGGCGGACCTGCTGATCCTCAACGAGGTAGAGGCCGCCGACCTGCTGGGAATGCAGCCCCCGGCAGCCGAGGATCTCGAGCCGCTGCTCCTGGCGCTCCGGGAACGCCGCTGGCGGGCGGTCGTGACGCTCGGGGCCCGCGGAGCCGCCATCGTGGACGGCGAGCACATCACCCACGTGCCCGCCGTGAAGGTCCCCACCGTGGTGGACACCACCGGTGCTGGGGACGCCTTTGCCGGGACCCTCGCGGCGGCGCTCGCGGAGGGCTCGGACCTGCAAACCGCCAGCCGCTTCGCCGTCGCCGCCGGTTCCCTGGCCACCCAACGCCCGGGGGCGGCGAGCTCCTATGCCAGCGGCGCTGTCGTGAGATCCACTGCACACTCGAGCGGAAGCGTTGAACGGCGGCGCTAG
- a CDS encoding NUDIX hydrolase: MAIPDFIVQLRRKIGHAPLFLPGVTAVVLKDVAEDAPLWAVPEVLLVRRADDGQWTPVTGIVDPGEEPHVAAVREVREETGLEVEVEALLGVGAVGPVTYPNGDVVQYMDTAMRCRIAGGSAGAQEVQPIIGDDESTAVGFYPISNMPPVSPRFRLVIADAVAQLKHPQGYVPRIGYRKRER, translated from the coding sequence ATGGCAATCCCCGATTTCATTGTTCAGCTGCGCCGCAAGATTGGGCACGCCCCCCTGTTCCTGCCGGGGGTGACGGCTGTGGTGCTTAAGGACGTGGCCGAGGATGCCCCGCTGTGGGCGGTTCCAGAGGTGCTGCTGGTCCGGCGCGCCGATGACGGGCAGTGGACGCCGGTGACCGGGATCGTGGACCCCGGGGAGGAACCCCATGTCGCCGCCGTGCGGGAGGTGCGCGAGGAAACCGGGCTGGAGGTGGAGGTGGAAGCACTGCTGGGCGTGGGCGCCGTGGGGCCCGTGACGTACCCCAACGGGGACGTGGTGCAGTACATGGACACCGCCATGCGCTGCCGGATCGCAGGTGGGTCGGCTGGCGCGCAGGAGGTGCAGCCCATCATCGGCGATGACGAGTCCACCGCCGTCGGCTTCTACCCCATCAGCAACATGCCCCCCGTTTCCCCCAGGTTCCGCCTGGTCATCGCGGACGCCGTGGCTCAGCTCAAGCACCCCCAGGGCTACGTGCCCCGGATAGGTTACCGGAAGCGGGAGCGCTAG
- a CDS encoding ABC transporter substrate-binding protein, producing the protein MNKHHNATPSTDSPRRHRSLWRTAAAVGAAALSLSLAACVGPPASHWAKQAQQECPWQPDSSIRTTATIAYQGIPNGDLIVKDRRILETCMPNAKVEWKRFDAGADVLQGFGSGSLDLGLLGSSLVARGASEPLELDLVVPWAFDVIGDAEALVVKDTNAKQITDLRGKTIAASFGSTSHFSLLNALKGAGMDANRDVKLINLAPDKMLSGWQSNQIDAAWVWDPTLSQLAKDGHIITSSKATAEAGAPTYDMAAGTRQFVEGNTQFMEQWARAQNYAAEEIAKDPKAAAASIAVELGASGADVEKQLRGYEYPTAAKQASPAILGGKAGETLTSTADFLKQNNLIDAPAGEATFRRVLAPQPAAAASAPAANQK; encoded by the coding sequence ATGAACAAGCACCACAACGCGACTCCCTCCACCGATTCGCCTCGCCGCCACCGCTCCCTCTGGCGGACCGCCGCCGCGGTGGGGGCCGCTGCCCTGAGCCTGAGCCTCGCCGCGTGCGTGGGGCCGCCAGCCAGCCACTGGGCCAAGCAGGCACAACAGGAGTGCCCGTGGCAGCCCGACAGCTCCATCCGCACCACCGCGACCATCGCCTACCAGGGGATTCCCAATGGGGATCTCATCGTTAAGGACCGGCGGATCCTGGAGACCTGCATGCCCAACGCCAAGGTGGAGTGGAAGCGCTTCGATGCCGGCGCCGACGTCCTGCAAGGCTTCGGCTCCGGATCGCTCGACCTGGGGCTGCTGGGTAGCTCCCTGGTGGCGCGCGGGGCCAGCGAGCCATTGGAGCTGGACCTTGTGGTCCCGTGGGCCTTCGATGTTATTGGGGACGCCGAGGCCCTGGTCGTGAAGGACACGAACGCCAAGCAGATCACCGATCTGCGGGGCAAGACCATTGCCGCGTCCTTCGGGTCCACCTCCCACTTCAGCCTGCTCAACGCCCTCAAGGGGGCCGGGATGGACGCGAACCGGGACGTGAAGCTCATCAACCTGGCCCCGGACAAGATGCTCTCCGGGTGGCAGTCCAACCAAATCGACGCCGCCTGGGTGTGGGACCCCACGCTGAGCCAGTTGGCTAAGGACGGGCACATTATCACCAGCTCCAAGGCCACGGCCGAGGCCGGAGCGCCCACCTACGACATGGCCGCAGGTACCCGGCAGTTCGTGGAGGGCAATACCCAATTCATGGAGCAGTGGGCCCGCGCCCAGAACTACGCGGCAGAAGAGATCGCCAAGGACCCGAAGGCGGCTGCAGCATCCATCGCGGTGGAACTCGGCGCCAGCGGCGCGGATGTGGAAAAGCAGCTCCGCGGATACGAGTACCCCACCGCCGCCAAGCAGGCCTCCCCGGCGATCCTGGGCGGCAAGGCGGGGGAGACCCTGACGAGTACGGCCGATTTCCTCAAGCAAAACAACCTCATCGATGCCCCGGCGGGCGAAGCGACGTTCCGCCGCGTCCTTGCCCCCCAGCCCGCCGCGGCCGCCTCGGCTCCGGCGGCCAACCAGAAGTAA
- a CDS encoding ABC transporter permease — protein sequence MPAVPSQQNTGTGDSAPGRAASGPGGAETGAPEAGSAAKPHRPGGQEKPGRSRQPALKRPRHRLSQFRLGHLLLFLALLAAWWIVTATGLVKPLFLPSPGAVWHSFVQSNTCRPVAEGQTAEICGEQNYFLWQHLLASLERIAVGVGVGFLAGTALGFLMGTIGWLGKLLDPYLNFLRSLPPLGYIGLLIVWFGIGDVSKVWLLFLAAFPPIAMSTLVGVRGVQKDRILAARSLGASRAQVLTRVILPSALPSILNGLRVATGFAWTTVVAAELNNGIPGIGALAYISGTQLNTPLTICCIIIIGIAAVLLDMGLKRLSTALVPWQGKA from the coding sequence ATGCCTGCAGTCCCGTCACAGCAGAACACCGGCACCGGCGACAGCGCCCCAGGGCGTGCAGCCTCCGGGCCCGGAGGCGCGGAAACCGGAGCACCAGAGGCCGGCTCCGCCGCCAAACCCCACAGACCCGGAGGCCAAGAAAAGCCGGGGCGGTCGCGGCAGCCCGCCCTGAAGCGCCCGCGCCACCGGCTGTCCCAGTTCCGGCTCGGCCACCTCCTGCTTTTCCTCGCCCTGCTGGCGGCCTGGTGGATCGTCACCGCCACCGGCCTGGTCAAACCTCTGTTCCTGCCCTCCCCGGGCGCGGTGTGGCATTCCTTCGTGCAATCCAACACCTGCCGCCCCGTCGCCGAGGGGCAGACGGCGGAGATCTGCGGCGAGCAGAACTACTTCCTCTGGCAGCACTTGCTGGCCAGCCTGGAGCGCATCGCCGTCGGTGTGGGCGTGGGGTTCCTTGCCGGCACGGCCCTGGGGTTCCTCATGGGCACCATCGGCTGGCTCGGCAAGCTCCTGGACCCCTACCTGAACTTTCTGCGCTCCCTGCCGCCGCTGGGCTACATCGGCCTGCTGATTGTGTGGTTCGGCATCGGGGATGTGTCCAAGGTGTGGCTGCTGTTCCTCGCCGCCTTCCCCCCGATCGCGATGTCCACCCTCGTCGGCGTGCGCGGGGTGCAGAAGGACCGCATCCTCGCCGCCCGCTCCCTGGGGGCCTCCCGGGCCCAGGTGCTCACCCGGGTTATCCTGCCCTCCGCGCTGCCGAGCATCCTCAACGGGCTGCGCGTGGCCACTGGTTTTGCGTGGACCACCGTCGTAGCCGCCGAGCTCAACAACGGCATCCCCGGCATCGGCGCGCTGGCCTACATCTCCGGTACGCAGTTGAATACCCCCCTCACCATCTGCTGCATAATCATCATTGGTATCGCCGCCGTGCTGCTGGACATGGGCCTCAAACGCCTGTCCACCGCGCTCGTGCCGTGGCAGGGAAAGGCCTAA
- a CDS encoding CCA tRNA nucleotidyltransferase, producing the protein MTKPAQPPCSPNANPVEDARLLATAWRSLQAYDPLLRRLASAFEGAGEELYLVGGSVRDAFLGRVSPDVDFTTSARPQRIVELLRPLASTVWETGIDYGTVSALVEGTEVEITTFRADQYDGQSRNPEVTYGNSVAEDLVRRDFRVNAMALRLSPDGQHDFVDPLGGLQDAARQVLDTPDAPQVSFRDDPLRMLRACRFVSQIGFDANPGVTRAMREMAEEITRITAERVAAELNKLMLGAEPWRGLDLMVETGLAEYIMPELPALKLTQDEHRTHKDVYAHSLRVLRNAVELERDRGVKPNLELRWAALMHDVGKPATRAFTESGAVTFYHHEVVGAKMVRKRLRALKFSKQHIADISQLVFLHMRFHGYGEGAWTDSAVRRYVADAGDLLPLLHLLVRADCTTRNRRKSERLQRTYDGLEERIAQLREQEDLAAVRPDLDGNEIMRELGVRPGPVVGEAWAYLKELRLDRGPLGREEALAELRAWWQRRQEE; encoded by the coding sequence GTGACAAAGCCCGCCCAGCCGCCCTGCAGCCCGAATGCAAACCCCGTGGAAGATGCCCGTCTGCTGGCCACTGCGTGGCGTAGTCTGCAGGCCTACGACCCCCTGCTCAGGCGGCTGGCCAGCGCCTTTGAAGGAGCTGGCGAAGAGCTGTACCTGGTGGGCGGCAGCGTGCGCGATGCCTTCCTGGGCAGGGTGAGCCCGGATGTGGACTTCACCACATCCGCCCGTCCACAGCGCATCGTGGAGTTGCTGCGCCCCCTGGCCAGCACGGTGTGGGAAACGGGGATTGACTACGGCACCGTCTCCGCGCTGGTGGAGGGAACTGAGGTGGAGATCACCACCTTCCGGGCCGATCAATACGACGGCCAGTCCCGCAACCCGGAGGTCACCTACGGCAACAGCGTGGCGGAGGACCTGGTGCGCCGGGATTTCCGGGTCAACGCCATGGCCCTGCGCTTGAGCCCGGACGGCCAGCACGATTTTGTGGACCCGCTCGGCGGCCTGCAGGATGCGGCGCGGCAGGTGCTGGACACGCCCGATGCCCCCCAGGTCAGCTTTCGGGATGATCCGCTGCGGATGTTGCGCGCCTGCCGTTTTGTCTCTCAAATAGGTTTCGACGCCAACCCGGGCGTGACCCGGGCGATGCGCGAGATGGCCGAGGAGATCACTCGCATCACCGCGGAACGGGTGGCCGCGGAGTTGAACAAGCTCATGCTGGGTGCGGAACCCTGGCGCGGCCTGGACCTCATGGTGGAGACGGGCCTGGCGGAGTACATCATGCCGGAGCTGCCCGCGCTGAAGCTGACTCAGGACGAGCACCGCACCCACAAGGACGTTTACGCCCACTCGCTACGGGTGTTGCGCAATGCAGTGGAGTTGGAGCGGGATCGTGGGGTGAAGCCCAACCTGGAGCTGCGCTGGGCCGCGCTCATGCACGACGTGGGCAAGCCGGCCACCAGGGCCTTTACCGAGTCGGGGGCCGTGACCTTCTACCACCACGAAGTGGTGGGGGCGAAGATGGTGCGCAAGCGGCTGCGCGCGCTGAAGTTCTCCAAGCAGCACATCGCGGATATCTCCCAGTTGGTCTTTTTGCACATGCGGTTCCACGGTTACGGGGAAGGGGCATGGACCGATTCGGCCGTGCGGCGATATGTTGCGGACGCCGGGGACCTGCTGCCCTTGCTGCACCTGCTCGTGCGGGCGGACTGCACCACCCGAAACCGGCGGAAGTCCGAGCGGCTGCAGCGGACGTACGACGGGTTGGAGGAGCGAATCGCGCAGTTGCGAGAGCAGGAGGATCTCGCCGCTGTGCGCCCGGACTTGGACGGCAATGAGATCATGCGGGAGTTGGGCGTGCGGCCTGGGCCCGTGGTTGGGGAGGCCTGGGCCTACCTCAAAGAACTGCGGTTAGACCGGGGTCCCCTGGGCCGGGAGGAGGCCCTGGCGGAGCTGCGGGCCTGGTGGCAGCGGCGCCAGGAGGAGTAG
- a CDS encoding nucleoside hydrolase, with protein sequence MEKHKIILDCDPGHDDAVAMLLAWGNPGIELLGVTTVAGNQTLEKVTHNARAVARVGNMRGIPIAAGAHRPLIGPQVIPAEIHGDSGMDGPQLPQPDPTDQRLDPRHAVTLMADLVLAEEPNTVTIVATGAQTNLALFARMYPELVERVRGITFMGGGHHTGNMTPAAEFNILADPEAAAVVLEERWPVTMVGLDVTHKVLAVPERMAQLHAVGTDVATFIAELVEFFGAAYRRERRYPGPPLHDPLAVAAIADPGVLRTIAAPIAVETTGRHTRGQTVVDLRNTWGAQAGGADPSALGLADSTGQPGEDTPGYGTGGAHHRVAVDVDTDRFFHLLTHALGRIGNTNFREPRP encoded by the coding sequence ATGGAGAAGCACAAGATCATCCTGGACTGCGATCCGGGGCACGACGATGCCGTGGCGATGCTGCTGGCCTGGGGAAATCCCGGAATCGAGCTGCTGGGCGTCACCACCGTCGCCGGGAATCAGACCCTGGAGAAGGTCACCCACAACGCCCGCGCCGTGGCCCGGGTGGGCAACATGCGGGGCATCCCCATCGCCGCCGGAGCCCACCGCCCCCTGATTGGACCCCAGGTTATTCCCGCCGAAATCCACGGCGATAGCGGAATGGACGGGCCGCAACTGCCCCAGCCGGATCCCACCGACCAGCGCCTGGACCCCCGCCACGCCGTCACCCTCATGGCGGACCTCGTGCTCGCCGAGGAGCCGAACACCGTCACCATCGTGGCCACCGGGGCCCAAACCAACCTGGCCCTGTTCGCCCGGATGTACCCCGAGCTGGTGGAACGCGTCCGGGGGATCACCTTCATGGGCGGCGGACACCACACCGGGAACATGACCCCCGCCGCAGAGTTCAACATCCTCGCCGACCCGGAGGCCGCCGCCGTTGTCCTGGAGGAACGCTGGCCGGTGACGATGGTGGGGTTAGACGTCACCCACAAAGTGCTGGCAGTGCCCGAGCGCATGGCCCAACTGCACGCCGTGGGCACCGATGTGGCCACCTTTATCGCCGAGCTAGTGGAGTTCTTCGGCGCGGCCTATCGACGCGAACGGCGCTACCCGGGCCCGCCGCTGCACGATCCCCTCGCCGTCGCCGCGATCGCGGATCCGGGAGTGCTGCGCACCATCGCGGCCCCCATCGCCGTGGAAACCACCGGGCGGCACACGCGCGGACAGACCGTCGTGGACCTGCGCAACACGTGGGGAGCCCAGGCTGGGGGCGCGGACCCCTCGGCACTTGGGCTGGCGGATTCCACCGGCCAGCCGGGGGAGGACACGCCGGGCTACGGGACAGGTGGCGCGCACCACCGCGTCGCCGTGGACGTGGACACCGATCGCTTCTTCCACCTGCTCACCCATGCCCTTGGGCGCATCGGGAACACCAACTTCCGCGAGCCCAGGCCCTAG
- a CDS encoding ABC transporter ATP-binding protein, with the protein MTSTEKASVSPRVQLGDVEQTYTTDAGEQVHALTPTSVTVEPGEFVCIVGPSGCGKTTLLRMIAGFLRPTHGQVLLDDRPISGPGPDRGVVFQHANLFPWLTVEQNVELSGRFRKISEKNRRAEAERYLDMVNLSEFGSKRPYELSGGMQQRAQIARVLAGNPSILLMDEPFGALDALTRETLQHELIDIWRKDKKTVFFVTHSVDEAVLLSSRVWVMSARPGRIIEDIPSNVGDPTAPFDPAELRTDPEFQRLRKHIAEAIYAAQGATLKSAAGE; encoded by the coding sequence ATGACCTCCACCGAAAAAGCCAGCGTAAGCCCCCGGGTGCAACTGGGTGACGTGGAACAGACCTACACCACGGACGCCGGGGAGCAGGTGCATGCGCTCACCCCCACGTCAGTGACCGTGGAACCCGGCGAATTCGTGTGCATCGTCGGCCCCTCGGGCTGCGGCAAAACCACGCTTCTGCGAATGATTGCGGGCTTCCTTCGGCCCACCCATGGGCAAGTGCTGCTGGACGACCGACCGATCTCCGGGCCCGGGCCAGACCGAGGGGTGGTCTTCCAGCACGCCAACCTGTTCCCCTGGCTCACCGTGGAGCAGAACGTGGAACTCTCCGGGCGCTTCCGCAAGATTTCCGAGAAGAACCGCCGCGCTGAGGCCGAACGGTATCTGGACATGGTCAACCTGTCGGAGTTCGGCTCCAAGCGGCCCTATGAGCTCTCCGGCGGCATGCAGCAACGCGCCCAGATCGCCCGAGTGCTGGCGGGGAACCCCTCCATTCTGCTCATGGACGAGCCCTTCGGTGCCCTGGATGCCCTGACGCGGGAGACGCTCCAGCACGAGCTCATCGACATCTGGCGCAAGGACAAGAAGACGGTGTTCTTCGTGACCCACTCCGTGGACGAGGCGGTATTGCTGTCCTCCCGGGTGTGGGTGATGAGCGCCCGCCCGGGGCGGATTATCGAGGATATTCCCAGCAATGTGGGCGATCCCACCGCACCCTTCGATCCGGCGGAATTGCGCACGGACCCGGAGTTCCAGCGTCTGCGCAAGCACATCGCGGAGGCCATCTACGCAGCCCAGGGGGCCACGCTGAAATCGGCGGCAGGGGAGTAG